Proteins from one Streptomyces sp. NBC_00390 genomic window:
- a CDS encoding M55 family metallopeptidase, producing the protein MKILISADMEGATGVTWPADVLPGTPQWERCRAMFTSDVNAAVLGFFDGGADDVLINEAHWSMRNLLLEQLDERAEMLTGRHKTLSMVEGVQHGDVDGIAFVGYHTGAGTEGVLAHTYLANSITGVWLNGVRASEGLLNAHVVAECGVPVILVTGDDLTCEDALGYAPGAHKVAVKDHVSRYAAVCRTPARTAADIRAAAAAAAALAVRHEPVRGGPFTVELEFDAEHLAAAATVVPGVERSAAERRVAYTSGTMYEGIRTFKAVTTIVSAAVEEQYG; encoded by the coding sequence GTGAAGATCCTGATCAGCGCCGACATGGAAGGCGCCACCGGCGTGACCTGGCCCGCCGACGTACTGCCGGGCACACCGCAGTGGGAGCGCTGCCGGGCCATGTTCACCTCCGATGTGAACGCGGCGGTGCTCGGCTTCTTCGACGGCGGCGCCGATGACGTACTCATCAACGAGGCGCACTGGAGCATGCGCAACCTGCTGCTGGAGCAGCTCGACGAGCGTGCCGAGATGCTCACCGGACGCCACAAGACCCTGTCCATGGTCGAGGGCGTGCAGCACGGCGACGTCGACGGCATCGCCTTCGTCGGCTACCACACCGGCGCGGGCACGGAAGGCGTGCTCGCCCACACCTATCTCGCCAACTCCATCACCGGCGTCTGGCTGAACGGCGTCAGGGCGAGCGAGGGCCTGCTCAACGCCCATGTCGTCGCCGAGTGCGGAGTCCCCGTCATTCTGGTCACCGGCGACGACCTGACCTGCGAGGACGCCCTCGGATACGCGCCCGGGGCACACAAGGTCGCCGTCAAGGACCATGTCTCACGGTACGCGGCGGTCTGCCGCACCCCGGCCCGTACGGCAGCCGACATCCGGGCCGCGGCCGCGGCGGCCGCGGCGCTCGCGGTCCGTCACGAGCCGGTCCGGGGCGGGCCGTTCACCGTGGAGCTGGAATTCGATGCCGAGCATCTCGCCGCCGCCGCCACGGTGGTGCCCGGAGTGGAACGTTCGGCCGCCGAGCGGCGCGTCGCGTACACCAGCGGGACGATGTATGAGGGCATTCGCACGTTCAAGGCGGTCACGACGATCGTCTCCGCAGCGGTGGAGGAGCAGTATGGCTGA
- a CDS encoding prolyl oligopeptidase family serine peptidase: MVPTGPYGTWPSPIDAALAASHDGRPDGLGTVGDEVWWTAPRPAEGGRRALMRRRADGTEESVLPAPWNVRSRVIEYGGMPWAGAQRAPDGGGPLIVFVHFPDQRLYAYEPDVPGSEPRPLTPLSPVGGGLRWVDPQLRVGQGEVWCVLEEFTGEAPTDVRRVIAAVPLDGAAAEDRGAVRELSDDRHRFVTGPRLSPDGRLAAWIAWDHPQMPWDGTVVMIGEVTDGGPFGAVRPVAGGTDESVAQAEWAPDGSLLFVSDRTDWWEVQRIRLDASVPDSGPGTSLCPGRAEEFGGPLWQIGRQWFRPLDNGLIAVIHGTGTTTLGILDPESGELVDAAGPWSEWAPTLVVHGDRVFGVAASPRSAYEIVELDTSTGRARVIGCAHDDPVDPAYYPEPQIRTFTGPDNREIHAQVYPPHNPDRIAPDDELPPFVVWAHGGPTSRVPLVLDLEIAYFTSRGIGVAEVNYGGSTGYGRQYRNRLREQWGVVDVEDCAAVAESLAAEGTADPARLAIRGGSAGGWTAAASLAATDVYACGTVIYPILDLLGWATGETHDFESRYLESLVGPLPPKAPQGRDPQVPARYRERSPLNNAERITAPFLLLQGLDDVICPPVQCERFLAEMAGRGIAHAYIAFEGEGHGFRLADTMVRALEAELSLYAQTFGITRPDVPPLELKQ, translated from the coding sequence ATGGTTCCCACGGGTCCCTACGGAACGTGGCCTTCGCCGATCGACGCGGCCCTCGCGGCCTCGCACGACGGACGCCCCGACGGTCTCGGCACGGTCGGTGACGAAGTGTGGTGGACCGCTCCCCGGCCGGCCGAGGGCGGCCGGCGGGCGCTGATGCGCAGACGGGCCGACGGCACCGAGGAATCGGTTCTCCCCGCGCCGTGGAACGTCCGCAGCAGGGTCATCGAGTACGGCGGCATGCCGTGGGCCGGCGCGCAGCGCGCTCCGGACGGCGGCGGGCCGCTCATCGTCTTCGTCCACTTCCCCGACCAGCGGCTGTACGCCTACGAGCCCGATGTGCCCGGTTCCGAGCCGCGGCCGCTCACGCCCCTGTCCCCGGTGGGCGGCGGGCTGCGCTGGGTCGACCCGCAGCTGCGCGTCGGACAGGGTGAAGTGTGGTGCGTGCTCGAGGAGTTCACCGGCGAGGCACCCACCGACGTACGCCGCGTCATCGCCGCCGTGCCGCTGGACGGCGCGGCCGCCGAGGACCGCGGCGCGGTACGGGAACTGAGCGACGACCGGCACCGGTTCGTCACCGGGCCGCGGCTCTCCCCCGACGGGCGGCTGGCGGCCTGGATCGCCTGGGACCACCCGCAGATGCCCTGGGACGGCACGGTCGTCATGATCGGCGAGGTGACCGATGGCGGCCCCTTCGGCGCCGTGCGGCCGGTCGCCGGGGGCACGGACGAGTCGGTCGCCCAGGCCGAGTGGGCCCCGGACGGCTCGCTGCTCTTCGTCTCGGACCGCACCGACTGGTGGGAAGTACAGCGGATCCGGCTCGACGCGTCCGTTCCGGACAGCGGTCCGGGTACGAGCCTGTGCCCCGGCCGCGCCGAGGAGTTCGGCGGGCCGCTGTGGCAGATCGGCCGTCAGTGGTTCCGGCCCCTCGACAACGGGCTGATCGCCGTCATCCATGGAACGGGCACCACCACGCTCGGGATCCTGGACCCGGAGTCGGGTGAACTCGTCGACGCGGCGGGACCGTGGAGCGAGTGGGCCCCCACCCTCGTCGTGCACGGCGACCGGGTGTTCGGCGTCGCCGCCAGCCCGCGCAGCGCGTACGAGATCGTGGAGCTCGACACGTCCACCGGCCGGGCCCGGGTGATCGGCTGCGCGCACGACGACCCCGTGGACCCCGCGTACTACCCCGAGCCGCAGATCCGCACCTTCACCGGCCCGGACAACCGCGAGATCCACGCCCAGGTCTACCCGCCGCACAACCCCGACCGGATCGCACCCGACGACGAGCTGCCGCCGTTCGTCGTCTGGGCCCACGGGGGCCCCACCAGCCGGGTGCCGCTCGTCCTCGATCTGGAGATCGCCTACTTCACCTCGCGCGGCATCGGCGTCGCCGAGGTCAACTACGGCGGCTCCACCGGCTACGGCAGGCAGTACCGCAACCGGCTGCGCGAGCAGTGGGGCGTCGTCGACGTCGAGGACTGCGCGGCCGTCGCCGAGTCGCTGGCCGCCGAAGGTACCGCCGACCCGGCCCGCCTGGCGATCCGCGGCGGCAGCGCCGGCGGCTGGACCGCCGCCGCCTCCCTCGCCGCCACCGACGTGTACGCCTGCGGCACGGTCATCTACCCCATCCTCGATCTGCTCGGCTGGGCCACCGGCGAGACACACGACTTCGAATCGCGGTACCTGGAGTCGCTGGTCGGCCCCCTGCCCCCCAAGGCTCCGCAGGGGAGGGACCCCCAAGTACCCGCCCGCTACCGCGAACGCTCACCGCTGAACAACGCCGAGCGGATCACCGCGCCCTTCCTGCTGCTGCAGGGCCTGGACGACGTCATCTGCCCGCCCGTGCAGTGCGAGCGCTTCCTCGCCGAGATGGCCGGGCGCGGCATCGCACATGCCTACATCGCCTTCGAGGGCGAAGGACACGGCTTCCGCCTGGCCGACACCATGGTCCGCGCCCTGGAGGCGGAACTGTCGCTGTACGCACAGACCTTCGGCATCACCCGCCCCGACGTCCCGCCACTGGAGCTCAAGCAGTGA
- the rocD gene encoding ornithine--oxo-acid transaminase, translated as MTLTPVRTERSSAELISAEDTTLAHNYHPLPVVVARAEGVWVEDVEGRRYLDMLAGYSALNFGHRHPELIAAAHRQLDEVTLTSRAFHNDRLAGFAEGLTQLTGLDTVLPMNTGAEAVESAIKIARKWAYEVKGVAPDRATIVVADGNFHGRTTTIVGFSSDPVARTGFGPFAPGFRVVPYNDLDAIEAAVDETTAAVLIEPIQGEAGVIIPDDGYLTGVRELTGRTGCLFIADEIQSGLGRTGTTLAVDHESVLPDMLLLGKALGGGIVPVSAVVARREVMAVLRPGEHGSTFGGNPLSAAVGSAVVDLLATGEYQRRATALGDVLSEGLTALTGKGVVGFRSRGLWAGVDVDPRIGTGREISERLMREGVLVKDTHGSTIRIAPPLTITPEELHSALASLEKVLG; from the coding sequence ATGACCCTCACGCCCGTACGCACCGAGCGCTCCTCCGCCGAGCTGATCAGCGCCGAGGACACCACTCTGGCGCACAACTACCACCCGCTGCCCGTGGTCGTCGCCCGCGCCGAGGGCGTCTGGGTCGAGGACGTCGAGGGCCGCCGCTACCTCGACATGCTGGCCGGATACTCGGCTCTCAACTTCGGCCACCGCCACCCCGAGCTCATCGCCGCCGCCCACCGGCAGCTCGACGAGGTCACCCTCACCTCGCGTGCCTTCCACAACGACCGGCTCGCCGGTTTCGCCGAGGGCCTCACCCAGCTCACCGGCCTCGACACCGTCCTGCCGATGAACACCGGCGCCGAGGCCGTCGAGAGCGCCATCAAGATCGCCCGCAAATGGGCGTACGAGGTCAAGGGCGTCGCACCCGACCGGGCCACCATCGTTGTCGCGGACGGCAACTTCCACGGCCGGACCACCACCATCGTCGGCTTCTCCAGCGACCCGGTGGCCCGCACCGGCTTCGGCCCGTTCGCGCCCGGCTTCCGGGTGGTCCCGTACAACGACCTGGACGCGATCGAGGCCGCCGTGGACGAGACGACGGCCGCGGTGCTGATCGAGCCCATCCAGGGCGAGGCAGGCGTCATCATCCCCGACGACGGCTATCTGACCGGCGTACGTGAGCTCACCGGCCGCACCGGCTGCCTGTTCATCGCCGACGAGATCCAGTCCGGCCTCGGCCGTACCGGCACCACCCTGGCGGTCGACCACGAGTCGGTCCTCCCGGACATGCTGCTGCTCGGAAAGGCGCTCGGCGGCGGCATCGTGCCCGTCTCCGCGGTGGTCGCCCGGCGCGAGGTCATGGCCGTGCTGCGCCCCGGCGAGCACGGCTCCACCTTCGGTGGCAACCCGTTGTCCGCCGCGGTCGGTTCGGCCGTCGTCGACCTGCTCGCGACCGGCGAGTACCAGCGCAGGGCCACCGCCCTCGGCGACGTACTGAGCGAGGGTCTCACCGCCCTGACCGGCAAGGGCGTCGTGGGCTTCCGCTCCCGCGGCCTGTGGGCCGGCGTCGACGTCGACCCGCGGATCGGGACCGGCCGGGAGATCAGCGAGCGCCTGATGCGCGAGGGTGTCCTCGTCAAGGACACCCACGGGTCCACCATCCGGATCGCGCCGCCGCTGACCATCACCCCAGAGGAACTCCACTCGGCCCTCGCCTCGCTGGAGAAGGTGCTCGGCTAG
- a CDS encoding M20/M25/M40 family metallo-hydrolase, with the protein MADVTTTPIDSRALDEVVTFTSELIRIDTTNRGGGDCRERPAAEYVAERLADAGLEPALLERTPGRTNVVARIEGTDPSADALLVHGHLDVVPAEPDDWSVHPFSGEVRDGVVWGRGAVDMKNMDAMVLAVARAWKRAGVKPRRDIVIAYTADEEASAIDGSDFLASTHAGLFDGCTEGISESGAFTFHAGPGMALYPIAAGERGTAWLKLTAHGRAGHGSKVNRSNAVTRLAEAVGRIGGHEWPVRLVPTVRAALSELAALHKIDADVDAPDFDVDALMGKLGRAAALVEPVVRNSANPTMLDAGYKLNVIPGHATAYVDGRTVPGGEDEFRETMDRLTGPDVEWEYHHQEIALQAPVDSPTFARLRAAIERFDPDGHVVPFCMSGGTDAKQFSRLGITGYGFSPLKLPPGFDYAAMFHGVDERVPVDALHFGVNVLDHYLRSA; encoded by the coding sequence ATGGCTGACGTGACGACGACCCCCATCGACAGCCGTGCGCTCGACGAAGTGGTGACCTTCACCTCCGAGCTCATCCGGATCGACACCACCAACCGTGGCGGCGGTGACTGCCGGGAGCGGCCCGCCGCCGAATACGTCGCCGAGCGGCTCGCCGACGCGGGACTCGAACCCGCCCTGCTGGAGCGCACCCCGGGCCGTACGAATGTGGTGGCCCGCATCGAAGGCACCGATCCGTCGGCCGACGCCCTGCTGGTCCACGGCCATCTGGACGTGGTGCCGGCCGAACCCGACGACTGGAGCGTGCACCCGTTCTCCGGCGAGGTCCGGGACGGCGTGGTGTGGGGCCGCGGCGCCGTCGACATGAAGAACATGGACGCGATGGTGCTCGCCGTCGCACGCGCCTGGAAGCGCGCCGGCGTCAAGCCCCGCCGGGACATCGTCATCGCCTACACGGCCGACGAGGAGGCGAGCGCGATCGACGGGTCCGACTTCCTCGCGAGCACGCACGCCGGCCTGTTCGACGGCTGCACCGAAGGCATCAGCGAATCCGGGGCGTTCACCTTCCACGCCGGCCCCGGAATGGCGCTCTACCCGATCGCGGCGGGAGAGCGCGGCACCGCCTGGCTGAAGCTCACCGCTCACGGCAGGGCGGGACACGGATCGAAGGTCAACCGCTCCAACGCGGTGACCAGGCTGGCCGAGGCCGTCGGCAGGATCGGCGGGCACGAATGGCCCGTGCGGCTGGTACCGACCGTGCGGGCCGCCCTGTCCGAGCTGGCCGCACTGCACAAAATCGACGCCGACGTGGATGCCCCGGATTTCGACGTGGACGCCCTGATGGGCAAGCTCGGCCGGGCCGCCGCGCTCGTCGAGCCCGTCGTACGCAACAGCGCCAACCCGACCATGCTGGACGCCGGCTACAAGCTGAATGTGATCCCCGGCCACGCCACGGCGTATGTCGACGGGAGGACGGTGCCCGGCGGCGAGGACGAGTTCCGCGAGACCATGGACCGCCTCACCGGCCCCGATGTCGAGTGGGAGTACCACCACCAGGAGATCGCCCTTCAGGCGCCCGTCGATTCCCCGACCTTCGCCAGGCTGCGGGCCGCCATCGAACGCTTCGACCCCGACGGCCACGTCGTACCGTTCTGCATGTCGGGCGGTACCGACGCCAAGCAGTTCTCCCGGCTCGGCATCACCGGGTACGGCTTCTCGCCGCTGAAGCTGCCGCCCGGCTTCGACTACGCCGCCATGTTCCACGGCGTCGACGAACGCGTCCCGGTCGACGCGCTGCACTTCGGGGTCAACGTCCTCGACCACTATCTGCGGTCCGCATAG